The window GCGAGCGGGTAGTGGGCGTCGATCATTCCAGCGACATCGAGCTGACCGCGCTCGATCATGCCGACCAGCCACGGGATGTCGCGGCGCTGGCTGATTCCGCCGCCCTGGCAGGCGTGGATGGTCTTGCCCTGCACCGCGAAGGGGAGGGCGGTGAAGGTTACCTTGGCGGTCATCATCTGGTCGGTGACGCTGCACAGCACAATGTGTCCACCCGAGCGGCACATGTCCCAGGCCTGCTCGATGGCGCGAGCATCCGCTGCCGCCTCGAAGACGAAGTCTCCACCGGCGCCGGCGAGCATTCCGCCCTTGTTGCCCGTGATCTCCTGAACAGCGGCAACGGGGTCGCCCGCGGTCGGGTCAACCACGTGGGTGGCGCCGAACTTGAGCGCGAGCTCGCGGCGGTGCGGCAGCGGGTCGACGGCGACGATCTTGCCAGCGCCGACCATCTTGGCGGCCTGGATGTAGGAGATGCCCACGGAACCCGCGCCGAGCACGACGACGTCGGCGCCCGGGGTGATCGGGGCGATGCGAAGCGCCGCGCCAACTCCGGTCGCAATCGGCAGGGCCACCATCGCGAGCTGATCGAACGGCAAGTCGGTGACGACCTTAGTGGCCTGGATGTCGGGCACGATCATGTGCTCGGCGAAGGCTCCGACGTAGGCGTTGCCTGCCATTTCTACGCCGTTGGCGTCTTTGTAGGTGTTGGGACCCATCCACGCCATTTCGGCACAGAACTCGGGCTTGTTGTTGATGCAGAAGTGGCATTCTCCGCACTCGGGTGTGCTCGTGACGACGACCTTGTCGCCGACCGCGAGGCGCTCGACCTTGGGGCCGATCTCGATGACAACGCCGGTGCCGCAGTGGCCGAGGATCTGGGGAACGGGCTGGCCGACCGTCTCGGGGTCGTTGGTGAGGGGAAAGTAGTCGGAAACCGAGACATTCGAGGCCTCGACGCGAACGACAACCTCGTGATCGCGCAGGGGAAGCGGCGTGACCTCCTGGATCTCGATGTTTGGCTTGCCGAGTTCAACCCAGACTGCTGCTCTCACGATAAATCCTCCTTGATTCGGGGGTGGGTGGCCTGCCCATGGCGTTTCGCAATCGGGGCCACACAAATACAGTACATATCCGTATTGATTATCAAGTGTGTCAAGTCCTGCTCTCCTCATCAAGCGCTGTTCCCATATAAATCAGCGGAGTCATCCTCTGAACTCGGGCTTCCCATTCGCCCCAGTGTCGTTTAGCATTTCGATACGCAGTCGATTACTAATTCGACTCCACACGCCAAGGCCAGCGCAGAAAACGCCCCGGTCGACATGTAAAGGAGCATGACCATGAGCATTGCAACTGAGGTGTATACACCCGGCACGAACCTCAGTGCCCAAGACCTCATCGCCGCAGCACGCGACATGCGGGAGCGTCTTCGCGACCAGCAGGAGGCGGCCGAGGGGCTCGGCGGTTACACGCAGGAGATCCACGAAGAGATGCTCTCCAAGGGCCTCTACCACCTGCTCACCCCCAAGGCGTTCGGCGGCCTCGAGATGAGCGTCGGCACCTTCGCCGAGGTCGTCATGGAGATCGCCCAGGGGGATCCCGGCAGCGGCTGGTGCTACAGCCTCGGCCACGGCCACGCCCTCTCGACGGCTGCGTGGTGGCCCGCCGATGTTCAGGAAGAGATCTACACGACGCCCCGCGGATACTTCCGCGCGTCGCAGTCGATGCCCCCGTCGGGAACCGCCAAGAAGGTCGACGGCGGCTACATCATTAACGCTCGCTCGCCCTACCAATCGGGCAGCCCCTACTCGACCCACGCGACCGTTCACGTGATGCTCGAAGGCGGCGACGAGAAGAACCCAACCTTCGTCCACGCGATCGTTCCTGAAGCTCAGTACAGCCGGGTCGACGACTGGGGTGGAGACGCGATCCTCGGTATGCGCTCGAGCGGTTCCAACAGCGTTCTCGTTGAGAACCAGTTCGTTCCTGAGAAGTACGTTGTCTCGGGCGACTGGCTGCAGCTGCCCGAGATCTCCACCTCGCCCGGAGCAGAGCTCCACCAGAACTCGCTCTACCTCGGCGTACCGCAGACCTTCCTCATGACGGAGCTCGCCGCCGTCATGGTCGGAACCGCCTACGCCGCGATCGACGAATACAAGGAGATCATCACCTCCCGCACGACGATCCTTCCCCCGCGCATGCTGCGCTCGCAGGACCCGCAGCACCAGCGCGACATCGGCACCGCGATCATGATGGCCGACTCGGCTAAGACCATCGTGCTCGCGGTCAACCAGCGTGCAGCAGCCTGGAGCGAAGAGGCCTTCCGTGGCGGACAGCCCTTCACTCGGGCGATGGACATCAAGAACTTCGGCGAGCTCATTCAGGCGGCAGACCTCGCCAGCGAAGCCGTTGAACTCCTGTACCGTTCTGCAGGTGCCAGCGCCGCCAAGAAGGGCCAGCGCATGCAGCGCTACATGCGTGACGCGCAGATGTACCGCACGCACAACGTTGCACAGTACGCCCAGATCGCGCAGCGCATCGGCGCCGTCAATGTCGGCGAAGCCAAGTCGATCTACTAGGGAGAACCACAATGCCTGACCTCACTGGAAAAACCGCCGTCGTTACCGGCGGAGCCCGCGGCATCGGCCGTGCCTACGCAGAACGCCTTGCCGCTGACGGCGCCAAGGTCGCCATCATCGACCTCGGCGACGCATCCGAAACCGTCGCCGCAATCGAGGCGGCGGGGGGAACCGCGCTCGCCGTTCGCGCTGACATCTCATCGCCCGACGAGGTCGCCCGCGCGGCGGCCGAAGTCGAGGGTGCCTATGGTGCCGTGCAGATCCTCATCAACAACGCAGGCATCCACCCGGACCCGCCAGTGCCCTTCCTTGAGATGACGTTCGAGCAGTGGCGCCGTATGCAGTCGATCAACATCGACTCCATGTTTCTCGTCACGCGGGCATTCGCGCCCAAGATGGCGGAGACCGGCTGGGGACGCATCGTCAACCTGAGCTCGGCATCCGTCTGGGTCGCCGTTCCCAACGGATCGCACTACGGCGCGTCCAAGGCGGCCGTCGTTGGTCTCACCCGCGGGCTAGCGACCGAGCTCGGCGACTTCGGCATCACGGTCAACGCGATCGCGCCGAGCATGGTTCGCACCGACGGCCTGCTCAACTTCGCGACGGAAGACCAGTTTGACGGTGTCGCGTTGACGCAGTCCGTCAAGAAGAAGATGCTGCCGGAGCATCTCGTCGGCGCCATGGCGTTCCTCGTATCTGAGGAGGCCGAGCTCATGACGGCTCAGGTGCTCCACGTTGACGGGGGCTCGGTCCGTGTCGGCTGAGATGACGCTCGAGACGGAGGCCGCGCTCACCAGCACGGTTCTCCGCAGCGTCTTCTCGTGCTTCCCGAGCGGGGTCGTGTCGCTCTGCGCGCTTACGCGCGACGAGAGCGGCACCCCCGCCCCGCACGGCATGGTCGCGAGCTCGTTCACCTCGGTGTCGATCGACCCGCCGCTCGTCTCCGTCTACATCGCGGAGGGCTCGTCGACCTGGGCCCAGTTGCGCCAGGTTGAGCGCATCGGTGTGAGCGTGCTTGGCGCAGCCCACTCGGTGCTCGGC is drawn from Salinibacterium hongtaonis and contains these coding sequences:
- a CDS encoding SDR family NAD(P)-dependent oxidoreductase, which codes for MPDLTGKTAVVTGGARGIGRAYAERLAADGAKVAIIDLGDASETVAAIEAAGGTALAVRADISSPDEVARAAAEVEGAYGAVQILINNAGIHPDPPVPFLEMTFEQWRRMQSINIDSMFLVTRAFAPKMAETGWGRIVNLSSASVWVAVPNGSHYGASKAAVVGLTRGLATELGDFGITVNAIAPSMVRTDGLLNFATEDQFDGVALTQSVKKKMLPEHLVGAMAFLVSEEAELMTAQVLHVDGGSVRVG
- a CDS encoding zinc-binding dehydrogenase is translated as MRAAVWVELGKPNIEIQEVTPLPLRDHEVVVRVEASNVSVSDYFPLTNDPETVGQPVPQILGHCGTGVVIEIGPKVERLAVGDKVVVTSTPECGECHFCINNKPEFCAEMAWMGPNTYKDANGVEMAGNAYVGAFAEHMIVPDIQATKVVTDLPFDQLAMVALPIATGVGAALRIAPITPGADVVVLGAGSVGISYIQAAKMVGAGKIVAVDPLPHRRELALKFGATHVVDPTAGDPVAAVQEITGNKGGMLAGAGGDFVFEAAADARAIEQAWDMCRSGGHIVLCSVTDQMMTAKVTFTALPFAVQGKTIHACQGGGISQRRDIPWLVGMIERGQLDVAGMIDAHYPLADISQAMDDMMARSVLAPILMPQS
- a CDS encoding flavin reductase family protein, encoding MSAEMTLETEAALTSTVLRSVFSCFPSGVVSLCALTRDESGTPAPHGMVASSFTSVSIDPPLVSVYIAEGSSTWAQLRQVERIGVSVLGAAHSVLGRQMSVRGVDRFAGIDWRTRPNGAIYLDGAAATFECSVEMELEVGDHTLAVLRIHDVDTDMSVEPLVFHQSKFKQLAGR
- a CDS encoding acyl-CoA dehydrogenase family protein — translated: MSIATEVYTPGTNLSAQDLIAAARDMRERLRDQQEAAEGLGGYTQEIHEEMLSKGLYHLLTPKAFGGLEMSVGTFAEVVMEIAQGDPGSGWCYSLGHGHALSTAAWWPADVQEEIYTTPRGYFRASQSMPPSGTAKKVDGGYIINARSPYQSGSPYSTHATVHVMLEGGDEKNPTFVHAIVPEAQYSRVDDWGGDAILGMRSSGSNSVLVENQFVPEKYVVSGDWLQLPEISTSPGAELHQNSLYLGVPQTFLMTELAAVMVGTAYAAIDEYKEIITSRTTILPPRMLRSQDPQHQRDIGTAIMMADSAKTIVLAVNQRAAAWSEEAFRGGQPFTRAMDIKNFGELIQAADLASEAVELLYRSAGASAAKKGQRMQRYMRDAQMYRTHNVAQYAQIAQRIGAVNVGEAKSIY